A DNA window from Aphelocoma coerulescens isolate FSJ_1873_10779 chromosome 7, UR_Acoe_1.0, whole genome shotgun sequence contains the following coding sequences:
- the MAP3K19 gene encoding mitogen-activated protein kinase kinase kinase 19 isoform X3, producing the protein MLKTRSKRSEFHLPPLTCQPVRTIHLAPPEDDIVNESSNIRNILSIMNSIPQPVKPVTKFYQYQLENLLKRHGEKSSELIMATISDTFTPVKDLYYFSMSNCGKYPNNKKEEIQSHLEWREADVAINTENKDQVKFWCSVVCKNIDLLTQARFCDESHPQLSSRNALVSCGIFTAQPTFTVSSSSDASRAGKKLNRAENCCSTGLEEGNATERILDDKPPEDAESANFVLYNHDLDSSCKNEGIKAYQGLEGNSVVAVIPRVEVKDPSGKQSENQVFLSESEKEEAAMSEATSEDQNKLVAVVRVTVSEQEPAREPHTAEQPATKKGAVCTLSPHVTQSLNVPAHEENNKNKIKMNRNKYSSKSKINNKVKVSEDLVASDEVTTKYNARSPIFPSLERTKAKAETSVKCQKKNTQGDKGHVAQSAQKTKKRSCSCSCKNSAVLKKHVTPLCLPRAPSASDFVDLKYTDMFKIINSDDQGPGIYEMFGTPVYSRMRDLDQHEGRFYKGVYSAPSGRCTCRSACSKGGESSRVRNTQKKTHSKPKKTIPGTKQKQKGLITKDRRTKLSDSNTERDNVTTSGLDFQTNASSSTTLFHGDTDHQLTFLEELSQSTKQNEIFLSSNLSTIKEVFLEQSLDSQDKSSHQRAAACSHDLLQFGDKDCRECVAPSGSLVTAEQNICVRQCRGDMDGGKGPESDQDSKSVNKCELPFSDRLECQSPIKILDHSWANTPLNSGLVNELTQPSVIWTKSAKSPSFQTSQNIFSWSDTRDVTDELLCCLAKELLMLEEKDINSSGPKNTCSKMQNTQSEEEENTMNGDGAIINSALEKQSYSKAFLASNEESGLLNFDESTKLPGSSLANKDPIMWTRGEVLGKGAYGTVYCGLTSQGQLIAVKQVVLDTSDQLTTEKEYQKFHEEVDLLKTLKHVNIVTYLGTCLEDNILSIFMEFVPGGSISSILNRFGPLPEVVLCKYTKQILQGVAYLHDNCVVHRDIKGNNVMLMPNGVIKLIDFGCARRLAWASLSGTRSELLRSVHGTPYWMAPEVINESGYGRKSDIWSVGCTVFEMATGKPPLASMDRVAAMFYIGAHRGLMPALPDRFSRAAVEFVHACLTRDQHERPSALQLLDHPFVKGRQ; encoded by the exons ATGCTAAAAACCAGGAGCAAGAGATCTGAG TTTCATTTGCCACCACTGACATGTCAGCCTGTAAGAACAATTCATCTTGCTCCTCCAGAGGATGATATTGTAAACGAAAGCAGCAacatcagaaatattttaagtattATGAACTCTATTCCTCAGCCTGTAAAACCAGTTACTAAATTTTATCAGTATCAGTTAGAAAACCTATTAAAAAGGCACGGTGAAAAGTCATCAGAATTGATCATGGCCACAATTTCTGATACATTCACGCCAGTGAAAGACCTGTACTACTTTAGCATGAGTAACTGTGGTAAATACCCCAACAACAAGAAGGAAGAAATCCAAAGCCATTTAGAATGGAGGGAAGCTGATGTAGCAATCAACACTGAGAATAAGGACCAGGTGAAATTCTGGTGTTCAGTGGTTTGTAAGAACATCGATCTTCTGACCCAAGCCAGGTTCTGTGATGAGAGTCATCCCCAGCTGAGCTCAAGGAATGCTCTGGTGAGCTGTGGCATATTTACAGCTCAGCCAACATTTACAGTGTCAAGCAGCAGCGATGCCTCAAGAGCTGGCAAAAAACTAAACAGAGCAGAGAATTGCTGTAGCACTGGTCTGGAAGAAGGAAATGCTACAGAGAGGATACTGGATGATAAACCACCTGAAGATGCCGAGAGTGCCAACTTTGTGCTTTACAATCATGATTTAGATTCTTCCTGTAAAAATGAAGGGATAAAGGCCTACCAAGGCTTAGAAGGTAATTCTGTAGTTGCAGTAATTCCCAGAGTAGAAGTTAAAGATCCCTCTGGAAAACAGTCAGAAAATCAAGTCTTTCTCTCTgaatctgaaaaagaagaagcagCAATGTCAGAAGCAACTTCAGAAGACCAAAACAAGCTTGTAGCTGTTGTTCGTGTTACAGTTTCTGAGCAAGAGCCAGCCAGGGAACCACACACTGCTGAACAACCTGCCACAAAAAAGGGTGCTGTCTGTACCCTGTCTCCTCATGTTACTCAGAGCCTCAATGTTCCTGCTCatgaagaaaataacaaaaataaaataaagatgaaTAGGAATAAATATTCATCAAAATCTAAAATTAATAACAAGGTTAAAGTATCTGAAGACTTAGTTGCTTCTGATGAGGTTACCACAAAATATAACGCCAGGAGTCCGATTTTTCCGTCTTTGGAACGGACAAAAGCGAAAGCTGAGACTTCCGTGAagtgtcagaaaaaaaacactCAAGGAGACAAAGGCCATGTTGCTCAGAGTGCTCAGAAAACTAAAAAGCGAAGTTGCTCCTGCAGTTGCAAAAATTCAGCTGTCTTAAAGAAACATGTTACTCCACTTTGTCTGCCACGTGCACCCTCTGCTTCAGATTTTGTAGATCTGAAATACACTGACATGTTCAAAATAATAAATTCAGATGACCAAGGCCCAGGTATTTATGAAATGTTTGGAACTCCTGTCTATTCCCGCATGCGCGACCTTGATCAACACGAGGGCAGGTTTTATAAAGGTGTTTATTCTGCTCCGTCAGGGAGATGCACCTGTAGATCTGCCTGCAGTAAAGGgggagagagcagcagagtcagaaacacacaaaagaaaacacattccAAGCCAAAGAAGACCATACCTGGCActaaacaaaagcagaaaggcTTAATCACAAAGGACAGAAGGACCAAGTTGAGTGACAGCAACACAGAGCGAGATAATGTAACAACTTCTGGCTTGGATTTTCAAACCAATGCCTCGAGTAGCACAACATTGTTTCACGGAGACACGGATCATCAGCTCACATTTTTAGAAGAACTTTCACAGTCAACTaagcaaaatgaaatttttttaagTTCAAACCTATCGACTATTAAAGAAGTTTTTTTGGAGCAGTCATTAGACAGCCAGGATAAATCCAGCCAtcagagagctgctgcctgcagccatgATCTCCTTCAGTTTGGTGATAAAGACTGCAGAGAATGTGTTGCTCCAAGTGGCAGTCTGGTAACAGCAGAGCAGAACATCTGTGTGCGCCAGTGCAGGGGGGATATGGATGGTGGCAAAGGCCCGGAATCAGACCAGGACTCCAAGTCTGTCaataaatgtgaattgcccttttCAGATAGACTGGAATGCCAATCCCCTATAAAAATACTAGATCACAGTTGGGCAAACACACCTCTAAACAGTGGTTTGGTAAATGAATTGACTCAACCTTCAGTGATTTGGACAAAAAGTGCCAAAAGCCCCAGTTTCCAGacaagtcaaaatattttctcctggTCAGATACTAGGGATGTGACTGATGAATTGCTTTGTTGTCTGGCCAAAGAATTGCTAATGCTTGAAGAAAAAGACATCAACTCTTCAGGACCAAAAAATACATGTTCTAAAATGCAAAACACACAGAgtgaagaagaggaaaatacGATGAATGGAGATGGAGCAATAATAAATAGTGCTCTAGAGAAG CAGAGTTACAGTAAAGCCTTTTTGGCTTCAAATGAAGAAAGTGGCCTTCTAAACTTTGATGAATCTACTAAATTACCAGGAAGCAGTTTAGCTAACAAAGATCCTATTATGTGGACAAGAGGAGAAGTCCTTGGAAAGGGAGCCTATGGCACG GTGTACTGTGGTCTGACAAGCCAGGGGCAGTTAATAGCTGTAAAACAGGTGGTTTTGGATACATCAGATCAACTCACTACAGAAAAGGAGTATCAGAAGTTCCATGAGGAAGTTGATCTTTTGAAGACATTGAAGCATGTCAATATTGTAACTTATTTAGGAACTTGCCTGGAAGACAACATTTTAAGCATTTTCATGGAGTTTGTTCCTGGTGGCTCCATTTCCAGTATTCTGAATCGCTTCGGTCCATTGCCAGAAGTTGTCCTGTGTAAATACACCAAGCAAATTCTACAAGGGGTTGCATATTTACATGACAACTGTGTGGTCCACAGAGACATCAAAGGCAATAACGTGATGCTCATGCCCAACGGGGTGATAAAGCTGATTGACTTTGGCTGTGCCAGGCGCCTGGCCTGGGCCAGCCTCAGTGGCACCCGCAGCGAGCTGCTCAGGTCTGTGCATGGCACTCCCTACTGGATGGCTCCAGAGGTAATAAATGAGTCTGGCTATGGCAGGAAATCAGACATCTGGAGTGTTGGCTGCACCGTGTTTGAGATGGCAACAGGCAAACCACCACTGGCTTCCATGGACAGGGTGGCAGCCATGTTCTACATCGGGGCCCACAGGGGGCTGATGCCTGCCCTGCCCGATCGCTTCTCCAGGGCTGCAGTGGAGTTTGTGCACGCCTGCTTAACCAG AGATCAACACGAACGGCCTTCTGCTCTGCAGTTGCTGGACCATCCCTTTGTGAAAGGAAGACAATGA
- the MAP3K19 gene encoding mitogen-activated protein kinase kinase kinase 19 isoform X2, with the protein MACFPSKNQIALPRRHHTSLPFFSKKENMGCGFDFSFLLQTSCPESNISTSFMDLDTFQIIKAQRLNVTMLKTRSKRSEFHLPPLTCQPVRTIHLAPPEDDIVNESSNIRNILSIMNSIPQPVKPVTKFYQYQLENLLKRHGEKSSELIMATISDTFTPVKDLYYFSMSNCGKYPNNKKEEIQSHLEWREADVAINTENKDQVKFWCSVVCKNIDLLTQARFCDESHPQLSSRNALVSCGIFTAQPTFTVSSSSDASRAGKKLNRAENCCSTGLEEGNATERILDDKPPEDAESANFVLYNHDLDSSCKNEGIKAYQGLEGNSVVAVIPRVEVKDPSGKQSENQVFLSESEKEEAAMSEATSEDQNKLVAVVRVTVSEQEPAREPHTAEQPATKKGAVCTLSPHVTQSLNVPAHEENNKNKIKMNRNKYSSKSKINNKVKVSEDLVASDEVTTKYNARSPIFPSLERTKAKAETSVKCQKKNTQGDKGHVAQSAQKTKKRSCSCSCKNSAVLKKHVTPLCLPRAPSASDFVDLKYTDMFKIINSDDQGPGIYEMFGTPVYSRMRDLDQHEGRFYKGVYSAPSGRCTCRSACSKGGESSRVRNTQKKTHSKPKKTIPGTKQKQKGLITKDRRTKLSDSNTERDNVTTSGLDFQTNASSSTTLFHGDTDHQLTFLEELSQSTKQNEIFLSSNLSTIKEVFLEQSLDSQDKSSHQRAAACSHDLLQFGDKDCRECVAPSGSLVTAEQNICVRQCRGDMDGGKGPESDQDSKSVNKCELPFSDRLECQSPIKILDHSWANTPLNSGLVNELTQPSVIWTKSAKSPSFQTSQNIFSWSDTRDVTDELLCCLAKELLMLEEKDINSSGPKNTCSKMQNTQSEEEENTMNGDGAIINSALEKQSYSKAFLASNEESGLLNFDESTKLPGSSLANKDPIMWTRGEVLGKGAYGTVYCGLTSQGQLIAVKQVVLDTSDQLTTEKEYQKFHEEVDLLKTLKHVNIVTYLGTCLEDNILSIFMEFVPGGSISSILNRFGPLPEVVLCKYTKQILQGVAYLHDNCVVHRDIKGNNVMLMPNGVIKLIDFGCARRLAWASLSGTRSELLRSVHGTPYWMAPEVINESGYGRKSDIWSVGCTVFEMATGKPPLASMDRVAAMFYIGAHRGLMPALPDRFSRAAVEFVHACLTRDQHERPSALQLLDHPFVKGRQ; encoded by the exons ATGGCATGTTTTCCAAGTAAAAATCAGATAGCATTACCCAGGAGACATCACACTTCTTTACCTTTCTTCTCAAAGAAAGAGAACATGGGATGTGGCTTTGACTTCAGCTTTCTGCTACAGACCTCATGCCCAGAGTCTAACATTTCAACATCATTTATGGATTTAGATACCTTCCAGATAATAAAAGCACAAA gGTTAAATGTAACAATGCTAAAAACCAGGAGCAAGAGATCTGAG TTTCATTTGCCACCACTGACATGTCAGCCTGTAAGAACAATTCATCTTGCTCCTCCAGAGGATGATATTGTAAACGAAAGCAGCAacatcagaaatattttaagtattATGAACTCTATTCCTCAGCCTGTAAAACCAGTTACTAAATTTTATCAGTATCAGTTAGAAAACCTATTAAAAAGGCACGGTGAAAAGTCATCAGAATTGATCATGGCCACAATTTCTGATACATTCACGCCAGTGAAAGACCTGTACTACTTTAGCATGAGTAACTGTGGTAAATACCCCAACAACAAGAAGGAAGAAATCCAAAGCCATTTAGAATGGAGGGAAGCTGATGTAGCAATCAACACTGAGAATAAGGACCAGGTGAAATTCTGGTGTTCAGTGGTTTGTAAGAACATCGATCTTCTGACCCAAGCCAGGTTCTGTGATGAGAGTCATCCCCAGCTGAGCTCAAGGAATGCTCTGGTGAGCTGTGGCATATTTACAGCTCAGCCAACATTTACAGTGTCAAGCAGCAGCGATGCCTCAAGAGCTGGCAAAAAACTAAACAGAGCAGAGAATTGCTGTAGCACTGGTCTGGAAGAAGGAAATGCTACAGAGAGGATACTGGATGATAAACCACCTGAAGATGCCGAGAGTGCCAACTTTGTGCTTTACAATCATGATTTAGATTCTTCCTGTAAAAATGAAGGGATAAAGGCCTACCAAGGCTTAGAAGGTAATTCTGTAGTTGCAGTAATTCCCAGAGTAGAAGTTAAAGATCCCTCTGGAAAACAGTCAGAAAATCAAGTCTTTCTCTCTgaatctgaaaaagaagaagcagCAATGTCAGAAGCAACTTCAGAAGACCAAAACAAGCTTGTAGCTGTTGTTCGTGTTACAGTTTCTGAGCAAGAGCCAGCCAGGGAACCACACACTGCTGAACAACCTGCCACAAAAAAGGGTGCTGTCTGTACCCTGTCTCCTCATGTTACTCAGAGCCTCAATGTTCCTGCTCatgaagaaaataacaaaaataaaataaagatgaaTAGGAATAAATATTCATCAAAATCTAAAATTAATAACAAGGTTAAAGTATCTGAAGACTTAGTTGCTTCTGATGAGGTTACCACAAAATATAACGCCAGGAGTCCGATTTTTCCGTCTTTGGAACGGACAAAAGCGAAAGCTGAGACTTCCGTGAagtgtcagaaaaaaaacactCAAGGAGACAAAGGCCATGTTGCTCAGAGTGCTCAGAAAACTAAAAAGCGAAGTTGCTCCTGCAGTTGCAAAAATTCAGCTGTCTTAAAGAAACATGTTACTCCACTTTGTCTGCCACGTGCACCCTCTGCTTCAGATTTTGTAGATCTGAAATACACTGACATGTTCAAAATAATAAATTCAGATGACCAAGGCCCAGGTATTTATGAAATGTTTGGAACTCCTGTCTATTCCCGCATGCGCGACCTTGATCAACACGAGGGCAGGTTTTATAAAGGTGTTTATTCTGCTCCGTCAGGGAGATGCACCTGTAGATCTGCCTGCAGTAAAGGgggagagagcagcagagtcagaaacacacaaaagaaaacacattccAAGCCAAAGAAGACCATACCTGGCActaaacaaaagcagaaaggcTTAATCACAAAGGACAGAAGGACCAAGTTGAGTGACAGCAACACAGAGCGAGATAATGTAACAACTTCTGGCTTGGATTTTCAAACCAATGCCTCGAGTAGCACAACATTGTTTCACGGAGACACGGATCATCAGCTCACATTTTTAGAAGAACTTTCACAGTCAACTaagcaaaatgaaatttttttaagTTCAAACCTATCGACTATTAAAGAAGTTTTTTTGGAGCAGTCATTAGACAGCCAGGATAAATCCAGCCAtcagagagctgctgcctgcagccatgATCTCCTTCAGTTTGGTGATAAAGACTGCAGAGAATGTGTTGCTCCAAGTGGCAGTCTGGTAACAGCAGAGCAGAACATCTGTGTGCGCCAGTGCAGGGGGGATATGGATGGTGGCAAAGGCCCGGAATCAGACCAGGACTCCAAGTCTGTCaataaatgtgaattgcccttttCAGATAGACTGGAATGCCAATCCCCTATAAAAATACTAGATCACAGTTGGGCAAACACACCTCTAAACAGTGGTTTGGTAAATGAATTGACTCAACCTTCAGTGATTTGGACAAAAAGTGCCAAAAGCCCCAGTTTCCAGacaagtcaaaatattttctcctggTCAGATACTAGGGATGTGACTGATGAATTGCTTTGTTGTCTGGCCAAAGAATTGCTAATGCTTGAAGAAAAAGACATCAACTCTTCAGGACCAAAAAATACATGTTCTAAAATGCAAAACACACAGAgtgaagaagaggaaaatacGATGAATGGAGATGGAGCAATAATAAATAGTGCTCTAGAGAAG CAGAGTTACAGTAAAGCCTTTTTGGCTTCAAATGAAGAAAGTGGCCTTCTAAACTTTGATGAATCTACTAAATTACCAGGAAGCAGTTTAGCTAACAAAGATCCTATTATGTGGACAAGAGGAGAAGTCCTTGGAAAGGGAGCCTATGGCACG GTGTACTGTGGTCTGACAAGCCAGGGGCAGTTAATAGCTGTAAAACAGGTGGTTTTGGATACATCAGATCAACTCACTACAGAAAAGGAGTATCAGAAGTTCCATGAGGAAGTTGATCTTTTGAAGACATTGAAGCATGTCAATATTGTAACTTATTTAGGAACTTGCCTGGAAGACAACATTTTAAGCATTTTCATGGAGTTTGTTCCTGGTGGCTCCATTTCCAGTATTCTGAATCGCTTCGGTCCATTGCCAGAAGTTGTCCTGTGTAAATACACCAAGCAAATTCTACAAGGGGTTGCATATTTACATGACAACTGTGTGGTCCACAGAGACATCAAAGGCAATAACGTGATGCTCATGCCCAACGGGGTGATAAAGCTGATTGACTTTGGCTGTGCCAGGCGCCTGGCCTGGGCCAGCCTCAGTGGCACCCGCAGCGAGCTGCTCAGGTCTGTGCATGGCACTCCCTACTGGATGGCTCCAGAGGTAATAAATGAGTCTGGCTATGGCAGGAAATCAGACATCTGGAGTGTTGGCTGCACCGTGTTTGAGATGGCAACAGGCAAACCACCACTGGCTTCCATGGACAGGGTGGCAGCCATGTTCTACATCGGGGCCCACAGGGGGCTGATGCCTGCCCTGCCCGATCGCTTCTCCAGGGCTGCAGTGGAGTTTGTGCACGCCTGCTTAACCAG AGATCAACACGAACGGCCTTCTGCTCTGCAGTTGCTGGACCATCCCTTTGTGAAAGGAAGACAATGA
- the MAP3K19 gene encoding mitogen-activated protein kinase kinase kinase 19 isoform X4, translating to MSDNQQNKRRNKKGCGSVVAFQNADNIMGEIHQSDKALGKTSQIASTSRAWPDQQMACFPSKNQIALPRRHHTSLPFFSKKENMGCGFDFSFLLQTSCPESNISTSFMDLDTFQIIKAQRLNVTMLKTRSKRSEFHLPPLTCQPVRTIHLAPPEDDIVNESSNIRNILSIMNSIPQPVKPVTKFYQYQLENLLKRHGEKSSELIMATISDTFTPVKDLYYFSMSNCGKYPNNKKEEIQSHLEWREADVAINTENKDQVKFWCSVVCKNIDLLTQARFCDESHPQLSSRNALVSCGIFTAQPTFTVSSSSDASRAGKKLNRAENCCSTGLEEGNATERILDDKPPEDAESANFVLYNHDLDSSCKNEGIKAYQGLEGNSVVAVIPRVEVKDPSGKQSENQVFLSESEKEEAAMSEATSEDQNKLVAVVRVTVSEQEPAREPHTAEQPATKKGAVCTLSPHVTQSLNVPAHEENNKNKIKMNRNKYSSKSKINNKVKVSEDLVASDEVTTKYNARSPIFPSLERTKAKAETSVKCQKKNTQGDKGHVAQSAQKTKKRSCSCSCKNSAVLKKHVTPLCLPRAPSASDFVDLKYTDMFKIINSDDQGPGIYEMFGTPVYSRMRDLDQHEGRFYKGVYSAPSGRCTCRSACSKGGESSRVRNTQKKTHSKPKKTIPGTKQKQKGLITKDRRTKLSDSNTERDNVTTSGLDFQTNASSSTTLFHGDTDHQLTFLEELSQSTKQNEIFLSSNLSTIKEVFLEQSLDSQDKSSHQRAAACSHDLLQFGDKDCRECVAPSGSLVTAEQNICVRQCRGDMDGGKGPESDQDSKSVNKCELPFSDRLECQSPIKILDHSWANTPLNSGLVNELTQPSVIWTKSAKSPSFQTSQNIFSWSDTRDVTDELLCCLAKELLMLEEKDINSSGPKNTCSKMQNTQSEEEENTMNGDGAIINSALEKQSYSKAFLASNEESGLLNFDESTKLPGSSLANKDPIMWTRGEVLGKGAYGTVYCGLTSQGQLIAVKQVVLDTSDQLTTEKEYQKFHEEVDLLKTLKHVNIVTYLGTCLEDNILSIFMEFVPGGSISSILNRFGPLPEVVLCKYTKQILQGVAYLHDNCVVHRDIKGNNVMLMPNGVIKLIDFGCARRLAWASLSGTRSELLRSVHGTPYWMAPEVINESGYGRKSDIWSVGCTVFEMATGKPPLASMDRVAAMFYIGAHRGLMPALPDRFSRAAVEFVHACLTRDQHERPSALQLLDHPFVKGRQ from the exons ATGTCTGACAACCAACAAAATAAGAGGAGAAACAAAAAAG GTTGTGGAAGTGTTGTTGCTTTTCAGAATGCAGACAATATAATGGGAGAAATTCATCAGTCAGACAAAGCTCTAGGAAAAACCAG CCAAATAGCATCAACATCCAGGGCATGGCCAGACCAACAAATGGCATGTTTTCCAAGTAAAAATCAGATAGCATTACCCAGGAGACATCACACTTCTTTACCTTTCTTCTCAAAGAAAGAGAACATGGGATGTGGCTTTGACTTCAGCTTTCTGCTACAGACCTCATGCCCAGAGTCTAACATTTCAACATCATTTATGGATTTAGATACCTTCCAGATAATAAAAGCACAAA gGTTAAATGTAACAATGCTAAAAACCAGGAGCAAGAGATCTGAG TTTCATTTGCCACCACTGACATGTCAGCCTGTAAGAACAATTCATCTTGCTCCTCCAGAGGATGATATTGTAAACGAAAGCAGCAacatcagaaatattttaagtattATGAACTCTATTCCTCAGCCTGTAAAACCAGTTACTAAATTTTATCAGTATCAGTTAGAAAACCTATTAAAAAGGCACGGTGAAAAGTCATCAGAATTGATCATGGCCACAATTTCTGATACATTCACGCCAGTGAAAGACCTGTACTACTTTAGCATGAGTAACTGTGGTAAATACCCCAACAACAAGAAGGAAGAAATCCAAAGCCATTTAGAATGGAGGGAAGCTGATGTAGCAATCAACACTGAGAATAAGGACCAGGTGAAATTCTGGTGTTCAGTGGTTTGTAAGAACATCGATCTTCTGACCCAAGCCAGGTTCTGTGATGAGAGTCATCCCCAGCTGAGCTCAAGGAATGCTCTGGTGAGCTGTGGCATATTTACAGCTCAGCCAACATTTACAGTGTCAAGCAGCAGCGATGCCTCAAGAGCTGGCAAAAAACTAAACAGAGCAGAGAATTGCTGTAGCACTGGTCTGGAAGAAGGAAATGCTACAGAGAGGATACTGGATGATAAACCACCTGAAGATGCCGAGAGTGCCAACTTTGTGCTTTACAATCATGATTTAGATTCTTCCTGTAAAAATGAAGGGATAAAGGCCTACCAAGGCTTAGAAGGTAATTCTGTAGTTGCAGTAATTCCCAGAGTAGAAGTTAAAGATCCCTCTGGAAAACAGTCAGAAAATCAAGTCTTTCTCTCTgaatctgaaaaagaagaagcagCAATGTCAGAAGCAACTTCAGAAGACCAAAACAAGCTTGTAGCTGTTGTTCGTGTTACAGTTTCTGAGCAAGAGCCAGCCAGGGAACCACACACTGCTGAACAACCTGCCACAAAAAAGGGTGCTGTCTGTACCCTGTCTCCTCATGTTACTCAGAGCCTCAATGTTCCTGCTCatgaagaaaataacaaaaataaaataaagatgaaTAGGAATAAATATTCATCAAAATCTAAAATTAATAACAAGGTTAAAGTATCTGAAGACTTAGTTGCTTCTGATGAGGTTACCACAAAATATAACGCCAGGAGTCCGATTTTTCCGTCTTTGGAACGGACAAAAGCGAAAGCTGAGACTTCCGTGAagtgtcagaaaaaaaacactCAAGGAGACAAAGGCCATGTTGCTCAGAGTGCTCAGAAAACTAAAAAGCGAAGTTGCTCCTGCAGTTGCAAAAATTCAGCTGTCTTAAAGAAACATGTTACTCCACTTTGTCTGCCACGTGCACCCTCTGCTTCAGATTTTGTAGATCTGAAATACACTGACATGTTCAAAATAATAAATTCAGATGACCAAGGCCCAGGTATTTATGAAATGTTTGGAACTCCTGTCTATTCCCGCATGCGCGACCTTGATCAACACGAGGGCAGGTTTTATAAAGGTGTTTATTCTGCTCCGTCAGGGAGATGCACCTGTAGATCTGCCTGCAGTAAAGGgggagagagcagcagagtcagaaacacacaaaagaaaacacattccAAGCCAAAGAAGACCATACCTGGCActaaacaaaagcagaaaggcTTAATCACAAAGGACAGAAGGACCAAGTTGAGTGACAGCAACACAGAGCGAGATAATGTAACAACTTCTGGCTTGGATTTTCAAACCAATGCCTCGAGTAGCACAACATTGTTTCACGGAGACACGGATCATCAGCTCACATTTTTAGAAGAACTTTCACAGTCAACTaagcaaaatgaaatttttttaagTTCAAACCTATCGACTATTAAAGAAGTTTTTTTGGAGCAGTCATTAGACAGCCAGGATAAATCCAGCCAtcagagagctgctgcctgcagccatgATCTCCTTCAGTTTGGTGATAAAGACTGCAGAGAATGTGTTGCTCCAAGTGGCAGTCTGGTAACAGCAGAGCAGAACATCTGTGTGCGCCAGTGCAGGGGGGATATGGATGGTGGCAAAGGCCCGGAATCAGACCAGGACTCCAAGTCTGTCaataaatgtgaattgcccttttCAGATAGACTGGAATGCCAATCCCCTATAAAAATACTAGATCACAGTTGGGCAAACACACCTCTAAACAGTGGTTTGGTAAATGAATTGACTCAACCTTCAGTGATTTGGACAAAAAGTGCCAAAAGCCCCAGTTTCCAGacaagtcaaaatattttctcctggTCAGATACTAGGGATGTGACTGATGAATTGCTTTGTTGTCTGGCCAAAGAATTGCTAATGCTTGAAGAAAAAGACATCAACTCTTCAGGACCAAAAAATACATGTTCTAAAATGCAAAACACACAGAgtgaagaagaggaaaatacGATGAATGGAGATGGAGCAATAATAAATAGTGCTCTAGAGAAG CAGAGTTACAGTAAAGCCTTTTTGGCTTCAAATGAAGAAAGTGGCCTTCTAAACTTTGATGAATCTACTAAATTACCAGGAAGCAGTTTAGCTAACAAAGATCCTATTATGTGGACAAGAGGAGAAGTCCTTGGAAAGGGAGCCTATGGCACG GTGTACTGTGGTCTGACAAGCCAGGGGCAGTTAATAGCTGTAAAACAGGTGGTTTTGGATACATCAGATCAACTCACTACAGAAAAGGAGTATCAGAAGTTCCATGAGGAAGTTGATCTTTTGAAGACATTGAAGCATGTCAATATTGTAACTTATTTAGGAACTTGCCTGGAAGACAACATTTTAAGCATTTTCATGGAGTTTGTTCCTGGTGGCTCCATTTCCAGTATTCTGAATCGCTTCGGTCCATTGCCAGAAGTTGTCCTGTGTAAATACACCAAGCAAATTCTACAAGGGGTTGCATATTTACATGACAACTGTGTGGTCCACAGAGACATCAAAGGCAATAACGTGATGCTCATGCCCAACGGGGTGATAAAGCTGATTGACTTTGGCTGTGCCAGGCGCCTGGCCTGGGCCAGCCTCAGTGGCACCCGCAGCGAGCTGCTCAGGTCTGTGCATGGCACTCCCTACTGGATGGCTCCAGAGGTAATAAATGAGTCTGGCTATGGCAGGAAATCAGACATCTGGAGTGTTGGCTGCACCGTGTTTGAGATGGCAACAGGCAAACCACCACTGGCTTCCATGGACAGGGTGGCAGCCATGTTCTACATCGGGGCCCACAGGGGGCTGATGCCTGCCCTGCCCGATCGCTTCTCCAGGGCTGCAGTGGAGTTTGTGCACGCCTGCTTAACCAG AGATCAACACGAACGGCCTTCTGCTCTGCAGTTGCTGGACCATCCCTTTGTGAAAGGAAGACAATGA